The following DNA comes from Camelina sativa cultivar DH55 chromosome 14, Cs, whole genome shotgun sequence.
GAGGCATCCAAAACCTGACCAGGAAACAAACAAGTTACATAAGAATCATGGCGGAAAAAGTCTTGACGAAGTCTACAGTCACAACAAGTGCAAAATCTGAGATTAAAAATTCAACACAGCAAGAATGGCGGTTACCTTTAAATCAGCCCCTCTAAGATTAGCATGGAGCCAATCAACAGACACAACAGGTTCATTGGAAGATACGGATGATGTGGCGTAATTAGCTTTTGGCTCAGTTCCAGTAGAAGCCATAACTCGACTAACGTGAGTAGATGATTTACAAGTTGAATAGGCAGAGTGTAACTGTGAGCTGAATGCTTTCTTCTGCAATAATCATTACAAAACGCCACACAAGGATTCAGCTcaaccaaagtaaaaaaaaatatattaatactaAAGTTCAGAATTAtccaaaaattgataaaaaaaataagacggcataacaaaaaaaaaaagtccaaacTTTGGTTACAACAATTCCacaaagtgaaagaaaaaacacgAATTCGAGTCATTAAACACAGACATCATCGGATAATCTATTCTACACAATTAACTACAACTCCCTATGTGAAACTCGAAAGCCCACTACTAGTACTAGTAGCCAATACAAGACTAAACCGATGAAGGAAGGATCAGAGACCAGAAGTGAGAACAACGATCAATGGAAAACGTAAGCTGAGAGAGAAGGATGGAAAATCAAATTGATAACAACTTACGGTTAGAAAGGTTGCAAATTTAGGGGTCCTCTGCGGAGATAGAGAAGGATTAAAGAGGCAGCGACGAGCAACCAATAAAGATCTTGAGTAAAGGGTCGAAGCCATATATATCACCTCGAAAATACCATCTACTGTATAGATAACACGTTGCTGAGTTTTACTGTTCAGAAGATTCCCCAAGCTCGCAACTTCGTTCTTAACGATGCTGCTTGTACTCCCCACCACTGATCAGGACTAAAGACTGTGTTTAGTACTTTGGTTACAGAAAATCGCGTTTGCGTTCTCTTTATCAAACGCTTGCGTTTTAAGTATAAAACGCAGTCGTTTTGGCGTTACTTCCTCATTCTTcttccaaaagaaaagaaaaataaaaaatcgtaAAATCTCACTCCAACCTTCTCTGCACGAAACCTAAAAGCTTATTTATtttcagctctctctctctctctctgcaactTATCGCTCCGTCGATCTCGATTCTCAAGCTCAAGCTCAAGGTAAGCTAGTCTCTTTACAGTTGTAGTTCCTGTTTGCGGATTCGTATCGATCTCAAAAGTCCCATTCTATTATTTTCGAGTCTGATGTGAGTATCTTTAGGTAACGAGACCTGAATCGTTTGATCCCGGTGActttgaaaccctaattttcgtGGGGGTTAAGAATCACGAGTCCAATTTTTCTGAAATTGTTTGCAATAAATTGATCTCACTCTTCTGTGTGTTGTTCACAGCTTTTCGCGGATTTGATTAAGGAGCTATGGGGGATAGTCAGTACTCATTTTCACTCACCACTTTCAGGTACCAACTTAGTAGTTTAATCATTCAAGTTCGTGTCTTCCGAGCTTTTTTGTGTTAGTTTTTGCTGTGACTAATTTGTGCTGTGGCTATGAATGAAACACAGCCCATCTGGGAAGCTGGTTCAGATAGAGCATGCCCTTACTGCTGTTGGATCAGGCCAAACATCTTTGGGGATTAAAGGTTTGACTATGACATGATGAAGTGCTTATTGATCTAAGaaagtttttagttttcttctgatgactgttttttttttttttttttactgcagCTTCCAATGGAGTTGTCATTGCAACCGAAAAGAAATTGCCTTCTATTCTGGTTGATGAAGCATCTGTAAGTTGATAATCTTCCTACCTAATTATTATATGGTAGACTAACTTGCCTGTGGGAATTAAGAGGAGtggatcatttttttaaaaattaagttttttttgtattgttgcCTGATTGTCATGCTTTCTTAGATTGCGTAATCCAGTCAATATTTCTGACGTTAGTTTTCTCTTCTGCCTGTTTCAGGTTCAAAAAATTCAGCACTTGACTCCTAATATTGGAGTTGTTTACAGGTTTTTCTCCTCGCCTATCTTAAGCtttttatatgttattattggtttttgattttatagCTTGGCTACTAActtttttcttgcattttcttctATGAAGTGGCATGGGTCCTGATTTTCGAGTTCTTGTTAGGAAGAGTAGGAAACAGGCTGAGCAATATCTCCGTCTTTACAAAGTAATCCTATCTCTCTTTTCCTCAAAGTTTCTAGTATTTCTTGCCAATGTGATATGGTTTCAGTTATTTTCTTCCGTGAATGCTTATTTCCCTGTCAATTCAGTTGCTTTATCATCTAAGGAAGCTTTCTTGTTGCAGGAACCCATCCCTGTTACCCAACTTGTAAGGGAAACCGCTACTGTTATGCAAGAGTTTACTCAATCGGGGTAAGTGTTATATTTACTTTTGAACTGTTAATACAACCTCATATGTCATATGTTTACTTCTTCCCATATTCCCAGTATGTTTGAATTGAACTGAATTATTTTCTCAGAAAAAGCAACTGTCGAGTGCGTAGCTTTGCACTTGCAGTTTGAGATTTGATCAATGACTTGGCGTGAAATAATGCTGTTTTAGCAAATTTGTACCCACCATATATCCTgtttctaatttcttttttttttaccttctcttGTTAACAGTGGTGTTAGACCTTTCGGAGTTTCCCTGCTTGTGGCTGGATATGATGACAAGGGTCCACAACTGTATCAGGTATTTCGTCCTCAGTACATCTGTCAGTTATATTGAGAACAGTCGAGTCTTGCAATCTTCATACCTCAATTTCCGTTCTTTTCAGTGCTGAAAAACTGAACTTAGAGAAACTTGTAGCTTTGTAAATTGCCTTTTGGCATTATCCTGTTACGATAATTACCACCTTATATTTCTCTCTAAACCGAAATACCATATATCTTGAGATTATAACCTGAGAATTAAACTTTGCTTTCCTTACTCAGGGTCTAATTCTTCTATACTTTTTGTTCTTATGCTAGGTGGATCCATCTGGCTCTTATTTCTCTTGGAAAGCTTCAGCCATGGGAAAAAACGTTTCGAACGCAAAAACATTCCTTGAGAAAAGGTAATAGTGTTTACTATTTGTTGATATCCAAAGATGGTAGATACGTGAAACATTCTATAACCAGTTAACTaatcttaaaattttacttttattagtCAAATTTCGTTAGTTTGGCTCCTGTCGTAACAGGAAAGCACTCCTCTTTCGCTGACCAACCTTAACCAACCACAAATTTCTTGCAGGTACACAGAAGACATGGAACTTGATGATGCCATTCACACAGCGATATTGACATTGAAAGAAGGGTAAGTATAGATCTTTGAATTCATGATCACTAATCATTCATTAGTAGAAAGAAACTAGTATTGTGCCTGTGGAATTACCAAACCCATAGCACTGTCGTTTATAATGAAAGCACAGGGTTAAAAGCACTTGTATTCTTGTAGTAAACCTTCAGCTATTTCTGATGATGGTGTACACGCACACACGCACACACGCACACAATACATGTGTAGCTATAAGCTTTTTACACTGCCAACAAGCCTTCACCtcatttgttttttgcttttgcttttggtaGCTTTGAGGGAGAGATCTCAagcaaaaatattgaaattggCAAAATCGGTGCTGACAAAGTTTTCAGGTACCcattttgtttaaaatcaagAATCTTTATTGCCGCTGGTGATGTTTAAATAGAATGTGCTTGATACTCAATTGTTCTTTTTTGGGATTAATGCAGGGTACTAACACCAGCGGAGATCGATGATTACCTTGCTGAAGTCGAGTAACTTCCCGCATAGTCTAGCAATGGACCTGATTTTCGTGGCATTTGCTGAGTCTTAAGTTGTCATTTTCTGTAAAACTTTGGATCTTTAAATAGTATGTTGCTGAACTCAAGCTGAGTGTCTTTCTTATGTTTCAATAACTAATGaaatctgttttttcttctttcactcAGTGAAGgtttttagagaaatattttcaattaGTCTTATCGTATCAGTCAATGAATTGGTCGCATGGCAACTTTTTCACCTCCAAATCGAGAAACCAATTCTATTCCATTCCTTACAACACAGTTGACTGTCTACAAACAAAATTAGGCATCCCTTTGAGGAAAAATTCCAATTTCACAGAGCAATGTAACAAAACTATTGAAACCCAAAACCGTATCCAAAGAATCCTATAATGAAACTGTCAGCTAGCTGCTGTACAGCGTAGTAATCGAGCTTCCTCTTCTTTCACCAATAATCCCTACAAGAACATAAACCACTCTCAAAATGGTGAAACCTATACTGATCTCTCAACACGATTCTACGTCCGATGACTCTACTAACAAACTTGTACACAGAGTGACAATCACTGCATATGCGAAGGTTCTTAAAGATTCTAAGTGTGGAACCTTCAGGAGTAGTCATCAACGCATAAGCTAGAGCGAGTCTTTCGCTGTGATTCCAAAGATTGTGCTCTTTCTGTTCTTCATCTGTGTCTTGTAGAGCCTGACTAGTATCTGCGACATATCCAGATTCTTTGATCAGCTTCTTGATGTCTTCTAGCTTCGCGTATATCTCCAATGTTTGCGGATGAGTTCTGTCTCCAATACCAAACGAACTCACTCTGTCTTTTAGCTTTACCCAACTGCAAGCTTGTTTCTTCGTGATGTTCTTGAAACCCATTTGCTTTCTCACATTCTCCACGTCTTCCCATCTACCTGTTGTTGCAAACATATTTGAGGACAAGACATAAACAGAATCATCCTCTGGTTCTAGCTTCGAGAGATTTTCTGCTGCTTTTCTTCCGCGGTCTAAATCCCCATAAATTTTGCAGGAGGCTAACAGACTACGCCACACGAGGTCGTTTGGTTTCATTGGCATTTTAGATATAAAGCTTTCTGCTTCAGCTAACCTCCCTGATCTTCCAAGAAGATCAATTACACAGATGCAATGTTCAATCGCCGGTTTTAAACCGAAATCTCTAGCAATCATGTCATAATACGCAAGGCCTTGGTTTACTAACCCTCCGTGGCTGCACGCtgtaagaagagagacaaatGTGACATGACCCGGCTTGATTCCCATTTCAAGCATCCCATGGAAAGTCTCACAAACTTCCTCAAAGCACCCATGTCTCCCAAAAGCTGATATTAATATGTTCCACGAAGGGAGTGATCGATTGACTGATGGAGGAAGTATTTTCACAACTTCCCCTATTTCCCCGCATTTGCTATACATGTCTGCAGCAGCGTTAAAGATAAAGCAATCTTGTTCAAACCCGAGTTTTACAGCTAAACCATGAAGTTGTTGTCCTTCTTCTAGGACCGCTAGCTTCGCAGCAGCAGAAAGTCCCTCAGAGAAACTAAACTGGTCTAGACTCAAACCAAATCTTCTCATCTTTGATACAAGTTTTAGCACCTCTTCTCCATTACCATGATGAGCATTTGCCGCAAGCATAGCATTCCACGTGATGATATTCCTATTATCTAATCCATTAAATAGGTCCTGACTCGAGCTTAAATCACCACATTTTGCATACATAGTGAGAAGCGAGTTTTTCACGTGTTCATCCGATTCAAATCCAGCATAAACTATATATGCGTGTAATGGCTTCCCCCGTTCAAGCAAATCACCGGGCATTAAACAAGCACCAAGAACACTTACCACTGTGATATAATTTGCAGGAACACCTTCCAACCTCATAGTTCGAAAAGCGGCTAGTGCCTTGTCGGGATCTTCACTCTCAGCATAGCCACCAATAAGAGCATTCCAAGCTACTTCATCTCGTCTAGGCATATGTAGGAGTACCCGTCTGGATTCACTCATCTCGCCTATCTTTCCGTACATAGAAACCAATGCATTACCAATAATCTGATTTTCAAATAAACCGGTGACCACTACAAGCCCATGAAGGATCCTGCCCTTATCGAGAAATTCAGGACTAAAGCAAGCAGCCAATGCGCTTGTAAAACTCACATAGTTCACTGATTTTCTAGTTCTTATCATTGAACAAAGAAGTCCTAAAGCATCTAAGCTCCTCCCATCCTCGACAAAACAAGCCATCAAAGAGTTCCATGAGATCAGATCTTTAGTGGGCATTAGTTGGAACACCAACTCTGCCTCTTCTGATCTTCCAGCGCCTGCGTACATTCTCAAAAGAGTATTGCACACACAAACAACCGAACTGAATCCCATTTTAACCACCAAACCATGAATTCCTCTACCCCATTTTTGGTGATCTACATGACCCAAAACTGATAACAGAGTACACACAGTGGTGGAGTTCACTTCATCATGAAAGCGACGCATTGAATTGAAAATCCTAAATGATTCCTCGAGATGCCCATTTTGTGCATATGCCGCAGTAATTGAATTCCATGAAATAGTGTCATGTTCGGACATTTGATCAAAAATGTAATTTGCATAGTCTACATGTCCCAGATTACCAAACATTGATATGAGAGAATTCTCCACAGCCAGCTTACTCTCCAGTCCCGATTTGATAACCACTCCGACAAGTTGACGACCCAAGGATTGATCTTTAAGCAATCCGCAGGAACTGATTACCAAAGACATGGAATTCTCATTACACCCAACGCCTTCTCCTCTCATACCTTTAAAGATATCAATGACTTCCTCTGGCTCACCCTTATCCGAGTAACCAACCATCAGTGAAGTCCAAGACACCACGTTTCGGTCAGGCATCTCCTCAAAGACTTTTCTAGAACACGAAACCAATCCATAAACCCCATAGAGATGCAAAATAGCTGTACTCACATAAACGTCAGACAGCAAACCAGACTTAGCCACAAAGCCGTGAACTTGAACGCCTTCTCTGAACATAGAACCTGACCGACCACAAGCTGTTACTAAACTAGCAATCACAAAGCTACTTGGCTTAACTCCAATATCACACAT
Coding sequences within:
- the LOC104743341 gene encoding pentatricopeptide repeat-containing protein At3g24000, mitochondrial-like, giving the protein MYMKFGRVKPARYLFDEMPVRNEVSWNTMMSGLVRVGLYLEGMGFFRKMCDIGVKPSSFVIASLVTACGRSGSMFREGVQVHGFVAKSGLLSDVYVSTAILHLYGVYGLVSCSRKVFEEMPDRNVVSWTSLMVGYSDKGEPEEVIDIFKGMRGEGVGCNENSMSLVISSCGLLKDQSLGRQLVGVVIKSGLESKLAVENSLISMFGNLGHVDYANYIFDQMSEHDTISWNSITAAYAQNGHLEESFRIFNSMRRFHDEVNSTTVCTLLSVLGHVDHQKWGRGIHGLVVKMGFSSVVCVCNTLLRMYAGAGRSEEAELVFQLMPTKDLISWNSLMACFVEDGRSLDALGLLCSMIRTRKSVNYVSFTSALAACFSPEFLDKGRILHGLVVVTGLFENQIIGNALVSMYGKIGEMSESRRVLLHMPRRDEVAWNALIGGYAESEDPDKALAAFRTMRLEGVPANYITVVSVLGACLMPGDLLERGKPLHAYIVYAGFESDEHVKNSLLTMYAKCGDLSSSQDLFNGLDNRNIITWNAMLAANAHHGNGEEVLKLVSKMRRFGLSLDQFSFSEGLSAAAKLAVLEEGQQLHGLAVKLGFEQDCFIFNAAADMYSKCGEIGEVVKILPPSVNRSLPSWNILISAFGRHGCFEEVCETFHGMLEMGIKPGHVTFVSLLTACSHGGLVNQGLAYYDMIARDFGLKPAIEHCICVIDLLGRSGRLAEAESFISKMPMKPNDLVWRSLLASCKIYGDLDRGRKAAENLSKLEPEDDSVYVLSSNMFATTGRWEDVENVRKQMGFKNITKKQACSWVKLKDRVSSFGIGDRTHPQTLEIYAKLEDIKKLIKESGYVADTSQALQDTDEEQKEHNLWNHSERLALAYALMTTPEGSTLRIFKNLRICSDCHSVYKFVSRVIGRRIVLRDQYRFHHFESGLCSCRDYW
- the LOC104740333 gene encoding proteasome subunit alpha type-2-A; this translates as MGDSQYSFSLTTFSPSGKLVQIEHALTAVGSGQTSLGIKASNGVVIATEKKLPSILVDEASVQKIQHLTPNIGVVYSGMGPDFRVLVRKSRKQAEQYLRLYKEPIPVTQLVRETATVMQEFTQSGGVRPFGVSLLVAGYDDKGPQLYQVDPSGSYFSWKASAMGKNVSNAKTFLEKRYTEDMELDDAIHTAILTLKEGFEGEISSKNIEIGKIGADKVFRVLTPAEIDDYLAEVE